taattatttttaactgcaTTGATCTGTCAGTTTTATCAACCAACTCAGGGTGAGAGccttttcattcatttgctcTGCTGTCTGAGCGGAGTGGCTATTTAGCAGCCCCTAGGCACCACCTGGGAgaaggaatggcaccccactccagtactcttgcctggaaaatcccatggatggaggagcctggtaggctgcagtccatggggtcgctaagactcggacacaactgagcgacttccctttcacttttcactttcatgcattggagaaggaaatggcaacctactccagtgttcttgcccggagaatcccagggacggaggagcctggtgggctgccgtctacggggtcgcacagagtcggacacgactgaagtgacttagcagcagcagcagcagcaggcaccaCCTGACTACCACCACAGAGGGTTTTAGAAGTTTTTCAGATTATTAACTCACACAATTTTAACTCTCTTTAGAGACTAGAAATCATAGTGTCATTTCTCCACCCAACTTCCATTAGAggagcaatagaaaaaaaaaagaaacagattactAGTGAGTTAAAGCTTTTGTGAGAAATAGTAATAGTTCTATTAAAATTATAAGTAAAAACTATAGAATATGCACTAGTTCTTTCTGCTCACTGCATTTTGACTTTGACAAACTATaaaaaattgtttcatttgcaaaaCCAGGTTCTTAGCTCTTCGATTTCCACCATTATATTtaagtatactttttaaaaagctgttttcagtcagcaataagaaaataaaaatgtatctttcaCTGCATTGTGGCAGAACCCTTTGCATTCTCTTCAATTCTATCAGGACCCCAGGTAAGCAAACACTCAGCAAGtgtgtatattaaaaaataattgcttttgtCTCCATGAGGCATCATGCagattaacaaaatatttttgtaatatacAAAGCATGTATTTTTCCATTCTACGAAAAGCCTACAACCTAAAAGTACTACTAAAACAGATGCAGTTATAAAGACTAGGGACATCTGGGCTTCAATGTCAATGCTGACAATGAGGCTCTCCTTAACCAAACTAGGTCAGGTTCCTCTGAACTCTTTTCTCAATGAGGTTGTGACTTTGGGCTTCCAGGTTCATCTCTGCCTTGCCTACTTTTATCAAGTATCCTGTTAGGTGGCTTTAGCTAGAAACCCCCTCTTACCCTTGATGCAGTAAGTTTCCAGCCACTGGCCCCCACTTTGCTCCTTGGCTATAAATTCTcactttagggaattccctggtggtctagtggttaggacctgatgctttcactgctggggcctagGTTCCaatcctggttggagaactaagatcctgcaagccaagcagcgcggccaaaaaaaccaaaacacacaaaacaatcAATCGCAGGGCTGAAAGCAAAAGCCAAagaaagatcacggcatccaggcTGCCGCAGAGTTCTGCTTCATCTTACAAGCTGTTGTTTAGTGTTCTTTAATCCCTAAGCagcacatatttttcatatgataAATCATTTTTTCCTTACTGGAAACATAAATTATATTACTCCTACCAACAAAACAGGAAGAACACATAATAATTAATCTTGACTTTAGATGACAACAATGATTAAAAGattttattctattctattctattccctacctttccttctttttagtcattaaaaatttcatttggttGTGAACAGGACCCACTCCTTACTTTCTCATAGAAGACTCCTTCACGCCACGTGGCTCAGCGGAATGAACACGCATGGTGCCAAGGCAATTCTGATTCCAGCATAACCTTGGCAAGATCAGTTACTTCCTCCAAGCTTCAGTTGCTTCACCCATCTCTGAGGTAAGCGGTGTTCATCATCCTTagatttttaatactttaaaacttCATCTCTTTGATATTGTCATACAACTAGATGAagttttaaagtattgaaagtcTAAGGATGATGAACACTGCTTACAGGCTTCCTAggtagcccagtggtaaagaactcgcctgccatgcaggacacgtggattctacccctgggtcgagaagatcccttgggtaggaaatggcaacccactccagttatttttgcctagagcatcccatggacagagaagcctggcggggctacagtccacggggtggaaAAGAGtaagatacgactgagcacaaagGCACTACTTACATGCCATAGTACAATTATCTCAAATACTTATTTTCTTACCTCCAAATATAAGGCCACATTTAAAAAACGTATACATTCCATTGCCGTTGCTTGGAATTTTCTAATACTACCCTGAACAATCTCACTTCCTCCTTGGTAACTTTCTGTGTTATTTTTACTTGAGGGACaaggaatatatttttaagtgaagctgtctttaaaacacatacataaacaACTACTTTCACTCCATCACTTTTCTGTCATTATCCTCTAATGAACTGAAATTTTGCCAATCAGTCTtctaaaatattacattttctttgaaatgcTACATTACCTAGCGGTAGCAATCAGCATTTTTAATACTTTAAGCATTTCAATTTACTGTTCACTAGCACATTATGACATCATTGCCTTCCAGTGTCTGCACTCATTAAATAATCCTCTACCTTTGTTCCCCTGCCTTCGATACATAGATTGCAGATGTCCTATTGTTCCCGTTCACCATTTCAGTGAAGAAGCTTAAAAATGACTTAATATTTGCACGTTTCTTTGCTTGGTAAATAACACTTCCCCTCACTGCAACTGAGCTGGAGAGTCTACCTCTCACCAAAAGGCAAGATCTGGGCAAGACTAAATAGGAACTCGAAGGCCGAATGGGAAGGGGGGCGGAGTCAATACATCAGCCTAACAGGGGTTCCAGGGCTTTCACAGATAAACAAAGGAAGTTGATTTTCCCACGGTGCCGCATGTGCTTCGACCATCCTAAGGTACTCGTGCGGAAGCCCAGAGCTCATTACCTTGAAAACGCTGCCCAAgcgctgattttttttttctaagggaATCCCACTAAAAGCAGACAACCAGAAAGTCAACGGAGACAGAGCTGGATGAGGAGTGGGCCGACCATCGATTCCTTCCTCTGACTCCACGGAAGAACCTAAATATCTGCCAACCCCAACATACCGACACATAGCTCCTCCGCTGCTCAAGATACAATtttcagggggaggagaaaacagGGAGCGTGCGGGGTGGGCTTCAGGTAGGGTGAGTGCGAGGATCAGGAGAGAGGAGTCAAGTTCAGGGGCGGAGGGCCTGGAGGGTGGTCCGAGCCGAGCGAAACCGCGGGGGTGTCGGCGGCGCGCGAACGCCAGAACGGCAGGGGGCGGGCACGGGCCCCTTTCTCACCTGGCAGCCCTTCTTGTGATGAAAGCCGACCACCACGATGTGCAGGACGGGCCCCCGTGGGGGGCCATCGCCGCCCCGCCTGATCTTCTCCATGGACGACCGCCGCGGGCCCGCACAACGATGACTTCAACCGCCAAGGGCGGCAAGCTCGGCGACCCCGCGATCCCCAGGAGGACAGCGAGAGGTGGATTTCAGGTGTCAGCGAGGGAGCCGCATGAGAGCCGCGCGGGGGCCGGGAGGAAGCCGAGGATCCTGCAGCTCTGCACCGCCCTCCCGGGCCGCGGCCGCGCTTCCCTCATCCGCTTCCGCTGTTTCCGGGCTGTCACCTGATGCAGGGGCCGCCGCGGGCGAGGCGGGACGGGCAGGATCGGGAGGGACCTGAGGGGGCTGGGCCTggtggcggggcggggcctggggagcggggcgggggcgcCGAGTGGGCGGGGCCGAGGGCGGGGCCTGGTGGGGCAGCTGGGCACACCTGTCCCCAGTTCACCCACTCTCTGTGCGACCttctcccccttcctcctctgtccttgcctCTTCCTCCTTAAAATCTTCGCCCCTACCCATCTCTTCCGTCAGTTTTTTCCTACctttttcccccttcattttCCGTGTATCCAGTTCTTCCACCTCCTTCCCTTCGCCTCTCTGACCTGGAGTCCCTGCcctttattcttaaattttgatAACATGGAGACATATTGGTGCGGCTCTACATCTGTGTATTCAACCTTTAAGTTACTTGCTTACCCAGAGTTTCTCTTTTGCTTCGTTCTGTGTTTTTTCCTtattgaaatatatgtataggagTTTGGAAGCGTTTTAAGGCCTCATGCAGAATAgccttgaaaataaattaaatttacagGGAGACCTGTAAAAATGATTATTCTAGccctgatattttattttttactttgttgtgaaagtgttggttgctcagtcgtgtcagactctttgcgaccccacagactgtagcctgccaggctcctctgttcatgaaattatccaggcaagaatactggagtgggtagccattcccttctctgggtgatcttcccgacccagggattgaacccaggtctcctgcattgcaggcagattcttaactgtctgagccaccaggaaaggctaATTTagtcctgctttttaaaaaaaaaatttttttttcattctatcttCTGGGTTTAGTACTCTGATCAGCACAAAATACATGGAGTCAGTTATCATCAGAGGTTTTTATTTCCTTACTGATTGTActagttgaattaaaaaaaaaaactgaatctcATTTCACGTCAATTTAAAGTGAATAGTGGAAATAATAGCAGATTTAACAAGTCTTGTCCAGGGCAGTTTGAGGGTAGGTGCCTGCTTCAAATAGCATTCATAATTATTGCAATAACTATTTGTGAAGTTTATCATTACAAGTTGCCCATCTCTTAGTTTAGACAACCTTAATAGTTGATGTTTTCCACTGTGGCCTTAAAATTTAAGGACTTGCATTCTAATCTAAGCATGGCTGGGAAAAACTataatggtggctcagatggtaaagaatctgcctgcaatgcagaagacctgggttcaatccctgggtagggatcatacactggagaagggaatggctacccactctggtattcttgtctggagaattccatggatagagaagccttgAAGATAATTAAAGTTGGTGAGgtctccaaagagttggacaggactgagtgactttcacttccattttcttcttattAATAGAACATACTTTCTGTGATTCAGTAGAATTGTTTTAATGCTAATAATACTGTGGAAAAACTTCAAGTTGTTGCTACTATTTCTTTTCTGTATTACAAAATTTTTGGCACTGACTCAGAACTGTGTATGAAACTATAACATTCCCTGTATACAGAATATATATGTTACTGTTTTCTCCCATCTGCTTTGACATTTTCCACAATTAGCCTAGCTAAAATTGAAGTgaaattgaacattttttttaaaaggatgaaagGTCAGGGCATCTTAGAACTCTGTGTAGTGAATGCCAACTCTTTACTTTGttgtgcaggagaccccagtgatAGCAGTATAAAATATGTAccagaactttcctggtggcccagtgactcAATGCAgcgggcccgggtttgatccctggtcagggcccactccagtattcttgcctggaaaatcccatggactgaggatcttggtaggctacagttcatggggtcgaaagagttggacacaactgagtgacttcacttcacttcacagggaactagatcccacatgccacagttaagAGTTTGTATGGCACCTCTAAAGATCTCAAGTGCCACAGATAAGGCCCAGCATAGCCATACCCCCCAAATCTGTTATATTTTGCATGCTAGGGTCTCCAACTAAGATGAAATCATTTCTTCACAACCATTATTTGCttaaatgcttaaaaaatatgtcatttaaaataatgcTGTAAACAAAAGATATGTCACAGGGAAAACTGGGAGAGAAACTAAGCAAgggaatttctaaaattttttccaTCTCTAATTATACAGACTGGTCCATTTAACAATTTAACAACTTTACATTAGTTTTTAATGAgttctattaatataaaatacactAATTAGCAACATATTGTCTACAAGAACATATTAAGGGAAAATaggaatttctcctttattttaaaaaagtgtttgaaAGATCAAGATTGGAAATAGCGATTTGAGATAATGAAATACTTCCTGAAcattattttgaaaggaaaaatttgCTTATATTTTATGATGAAATTTATCTCCagggaaaaaagtagaaatgtCTTTCTGAACATACAGTAGAAGAGCTTCTTTTAGTTATAATATCTGTTATGATAAATTATAAGTTCTATTTTATATCTGCTCTGTAAGTAAGAACCAGGAGAAAAACCCTGGAGACAGAGCTATGAtatgttttcaaattcatttggAATTGGCCTGTTTCTTTTAGTGTCTTGCCTCAGGAAAGAACTCGATAGAATAAAAACACCTCTTCCTGCAATCCCCATTAACTACTGTGTAAACAAattgtatttcctttttcagaGTACAAGACCTCCTTTATTCTTCATCAATAGTGCTGAATATTGCTAATGTTAATTTGATTTCTGTAATGGAAAGCAAAATACTGACTTAAagcttattttcttaaattttaaactcTATCAGGAAGCAACAATGCCTTGAATTTGGTTCCTATTCACATTATGGTATGGTGAAAATGAAACAAGAATAgatataggaaaaagaaaaattttggcATTACTTTGTCTTGCCAGAGAATGATGTGACGATTGACTAAAGATCTTTCACGTGCGTTGTACATAATGCTTGCTAGTTGTCTTTCTCCCCCATTTGTCCTTTAGCTCCTATAAGGGCAGAAGACATTGTAGTTCTGTTctttacagtattttattttttacactaTTTTATATTAAGCAAAATGCCTATGTTCAACTAAAGTATTTGTTCGATGAATGAATGATTGGTGCTTTACAGCCAttgttgtgtgaatgaatgatgtTCTTCCTGGCCTCTCCTGCTTAAACTCTTCAGCTTTAAGCTCCTcagatataaacataaaataaatagacTAACGCAAAAAATTTGTTcgctttttcttttcaaaacagaTGTGTAAAAGCACCAAGGTTTCCTAAACGTGATGTTATTAACATAGAATGACATCTGGTGGTTGCCTGTTGGACTCTGGAAGAAATAGTGTATACAAAAAGTGTATAGTAGACTCCTAGATATTACAAGATTAAAAaggacaattcagttcagtcgctcagtcttgtccgactctttgcgaccccacggactgcagcacaccaggcttccctgtccatcaccaactcctgataGTAGAAGATAGAAAAcagtagaaatggaaaaaatataaaaagtagaatagaaaaaaagaaaaggaaacgatagtagaaaatagaaaacatacttaaaatttccccctcgcccagaagtttttttttaatgctagttGTGGGTTTTCAAATcatcaaacttttaaaagaagcggtagatttttttttttttaaggaaaattgcaACACAATGAATCGGTGGCGGGAAAATCAAATTTATTGATACTGGTCGGAGAAAGCTCCTGGGTTGATATGAGACACAGCTTGATGGGGGAAATAAGACAGCACAAACGTTTTCGTTTCGCAAAGTCTTCCGGATTAGAGGAATACCTTATTTATAAGACTGGAGATCTCTAAAGTCTCTTGCAAGTTTGGAGAGGAGAGCATCTGTGGAGAACGTGGAACGCTCAGTGAACAGAAACACTTAGAATCTCCCTGCAGGATAAAGAAGTGGCTGGATCCCCTCGATCGCACTCTCGGCCTCAGATTGGTTGAGCCTGCCCGGGCAGGAAAAAAAGCGGAAGCGCGCTCTTTCAAACTCGCCGTTCCGACGTCGATAGAGGCAGGCCACTTCCGGCGTAGGCATGGCGGCTAACGCTACCACTAACCCGTCACAGCTGCTTCCTCTAGGTAATCTTTGTCTTGGGGAGCCGCGGTGGGTAGCTGAAAGTTAGGGTTGGGGCCGAAGAGCAAGGCAGCCCATGGCCGAGTGTTAGAAAAATGTAGCTTTCTCCGCCGCTCTCCTCTAGGCTCCTAGTCCCTGCGGCCTCAGGCCGCCCACTTCTCTTTGGCGTGTTGGGGTTTTCTTGAGGCAGGGATTTTTGACTCCCCAAACCTTCACCGGAAAGGTTCACTCTTGGTGAATGCGTCGTCGGCCTTCTTTGTTGTGCGCTCGCCTTTATAGTGGTGGGTAGCATGCCCATTCCGCAACCGTGCATTTAAAGTACCCAGATTAGATCGTGTCTGGCTGGTTTTTGAGAGAGGCACTCGGGTCTGGAATGAGCCTTTAAAGAGGCCTTTGGAAACGAGCTCCTGTTACTCATTTATTTAGCAAACAATTACCGCGCATCTGTGCACTAGACACTGTGATAGGGCATTATTCAACAAATTTAAATCACGACCATTACCTTCAGATAGCATACAAACCAGTGTAGGAGACAGGATACAGGGCAGACGTAGACTTATGACAAGAAGGAATCTCTGGTGAAGACAGTTATGCCTTTTTCttcttaatgttttatatttgaagGGTTATCGAGTTAGTGGATGTGGCAGTGATTGTAAAGTTTTTTCCTTCCTCGAACAAACTCTTCTGAATGACCAGTACATTTCGGGCACTGTCCGTTGGGGATACACTGATGAGTAAAAACAACCACCTCTCAgttctcatggagcttacagtcaAGAGGGGCGCTCATATGTTAAtcagataattaaaataatattaaaccgCAACCATGATAAATTACTACAAAAGAGGGATAAGTGGAGAACAGGGAAAACTTTCCTGTTAATAGAATGACTGAAATATGTAATATAAGGTCTAAAGTTTTTGAGTGAATACTTTTCCTGGCTTATCTTTTGACCATATGCACGTAATAAGTGTCAGTAGGcactcaaatatttgttaaagttaTGAATGGGCAAATTAATCTTTTCTCTCTCCCGCCAcccacccccccctttttttccctcaaaaaataTATCCGTAGAGCTTGTGGACAAGTGTATAGGATCAAGAATTCACATTGTGATGAAGAGTGATAAGGAGATTGTTGGCACACTTCTGGGATTTGATGACTTTGTCAGTATCCTTTTTAAAGGTGGTTGTATGGGTTTGttcttcagtattttttaaaaagaactata
This is a stretch of genomic DNA from Dama dama isolate Ldn47 chromosome 18, ASM3311817v1, whole genome shotgun sequence. It encodes these proteins:
- the LSM5 gene encoding U6 snRNA-associated Sm-like protein LSm5 encodes the protein MAANATTNPSQLLPLELVDKCIGSRIHIVMKSDKEIVGTLLGFDDFVNMVLEDVTEFEITPEGRRITKLDQILLNGNNITMLVPGGEGPEV